The following are encoded together in the Salvia hispanica cultivar TCC Black 2014 chromosome 6, UniMelb_Shisp_WGS_1.0, whole genome shotgun sequence genome:
- the LOC125194952 gene encoding U1 small nuclear ribonucleoprotein 70 kDa-like → MEKELDGERKLGAEQRRTARWSRRDGGDASSPPLIRREGRAPAGAQRKRGREPPVSVVAASRRRRTTRDGGERSCRSRSGVKDGDEFVGGKETARRHCDSGDSVAELDGNREHRADGLTLANSAERERESAGRKWAVDGVFAEEEKRRRRRRRRTATDEGGGGGTGGVVAEREEGGEFRVCDWGILEMKEEERGVDG, encoded by the exons ATGGAGAAAGAGCTCGACGGCGAGAGAAAGCTCGGCGCAGAGCAGCGGCGAACGGCGAGGTGGAGCCGTCGCGACGGAGGCGATGCCTCCTCTCCACCACTGATTCGCCGGGAAGGAAGAGCGCCCGCCGGAGCGCAGAGGAAGCGGGGGCGTGAGCCTCCGGTAAGTGTCGTGGCTGCCTCACGGAGGAGGCGGACGACAAGGGACGGCGGCGAGAGGAGCTGCCGCTCCCGTAGCGGAGTGAAGGACG GGGATGAATTTGTGGGGGGAAAGGAGACGGCGAGGAGGCACTGCGACTCCGGCGATAGTGTCGCTGAGCTCGACGGAAATCGTGAGCATAGAGCTGACGGGCTGACGCTGGCAAATTCAgccgagagagagagggagagtgCTGGACGGAAATGGGCGGTTGACGGGGTTTTCGCCGAGGAGGAGAAGCGCCGCcggaggaggcggcggaggaCGGCGACCGAtgagggcggcggcggcggaacAGGCGGCGTTGTCGCCGAGAGAGAGGAGGGAGGAGAGTTTAGGGTTTGTGATTGGGGAATTTTGGAAATGAAGGAGGAAGAGAGAGGGGTCGATGGTTAG
- the LOC125194953 gene encoding ATP synthase subunit alpha, mitochondrial, which translates to MELSPRAAELTTLLESRISNFYTNFQVDEIGRVVSVGDGIARVYGLNEIQAGEMVEFSSGVKGIALNLENENVGIVVFGSDTAIKEGDLVKRTGSIVDVPAGKAMLGRVVDALGVPIDGRGALSAHERRRVEVKAPGIIERKSVHEPMQTGLKAVDSLVPIGRGQRELIIGDRQTGKTAIAIDTILNQKQLNSKATSESETLYCVYVAIGQKRSTVAQLVQILSEANALEYSILVAATASDPAPLQFLAPYSGCAMGEYFRDNGMHALIIYDDLSKQAVAYRQMSLLLRRPPGREAFPGDVFYLHSRLLERAAKRSDQTGAGSLTALPVIETQAGDVSAYIPTNVISITDGQICLETELFYRGIRPAINVGLSVSRVGSAAQLKAMKQVCGSLITNF; encoded by the coding sequence ATGGAACTCTCTCCCAGAGCTGCAGAACTAACGACTCTATTAGAAAGTCGAATTAGCAACTTTTACACGAATTTTCAAGTGGATGAGATCGGTCGAGTGGTCTCAGTTGGAGATGGTATTGCACGGGTTTATGGATTGAACGAGATTCAAGCTGGGGAAATGGTTGAATTTTCCAGCGGTGTGAAAGGAATAGCCTTAAATCTTGAGAATGAGAATGTAGGGATTGTTGTCTTTGGTAGTGATACTGCTATTAAAGAAGGAGATCTTGTCAAGCGCACTGGATCTATTGTGGATGTTCCTGCGGGAAAGGCTATGCTAGGGCGTGTGGTCGACGCCTTGGGAGTACCTATTGATGGAAGAGGGGCTCTAAGCGCTCACGAGCGAAGACGTGTCGAAGTGAAAGCCCCTGGAATTATTGAACGTAAATCTGTGCACGAGCCTATGCAAACAGGGTTAAAAGCGGTAGATAGCCTGGTTCCTATAGGTCGTGGTCAACGAGAACTTATAATCGGGGACCGACAAACTGGAAAAACAGCTATTGCTATCGATACCATATTAAACCAAAAGCAATTGAACTCAAAGGCCACCTCTGAGAGTGAGACATTGTATTGTGTCTATGTAGCGATTGGACAGAAACGCTCAACTGTGGCACAATTAGTTCAAATTCTTTCAGAAGCCAATGCTTTAGAATATTCCATTCTTGTAGCAGCCACCGCTTCGGATCCTGCTCCTCTGCAATTTTTGGCCCCATATTCTGGGTGTGCCATGGGGGAATATTTCCGCGATAATGGAATGCACGCATTAATAATCTATGATGATCTTAGTAAACAGGCCGTGGCATATCGACAAATGTCATTATTGTTACGCCGACCACCAGGTCGTGAGGCTTTCCCAGGAGATGTTTTCTATTTACATTCCCGTCTCTTAGAAAGAGCGGCTAAACGATCGGACCAGACAGGCGCAGGGAGCTTGACCGCCTTACCCGTCATTGAAACACAAGCAGGAGATGTTTCGGCTTATATTCCTACTAATGTAATTTCCATTACTGATGGACAAATCTGTTTGGAAACAGAGCTCTTTTATCGCGGAATTAGACCTGCTATTAACGTCGGATTATCTGTCAGTCGCGTCGGGTCTGCCGCTCAGTTGAAAGCTATGAAACAAGTATGCGGGAGTTTAATCACGAACTTCTAG